In Sphingobacterium sp. PCS056, the following proteins share a genomic window:
- a CDS encoding TonB-dependent receptor gives MKEFLLTTCLAVMGTGLYSQTTQAGFAGKITDENSVGVQGASVEARNESTGFTTKTSTNAHGDYNFKELPLGGPYTIKVTYIGYGEQIRKGYNLNQGDLIRVHIPIQNASNVLETVELRGVSTLKNQIENLGAATSVTAKDIAKLPVNGRNFTSLMDLSPLSKGDNIGGQLGSSTNFTIDGMNAKNPTSAGSTTSRSGAPFSISIEAVREFKVVTNQYDVTYGRAGGGTVSAVTKQGTNKTQGSAWIYSRADWLSSPYTIDGKKRTNDFSTYQYGFTLGGPIIKDKLHYFVAWDHQKDARPLIIADITSTLDEERFKISPENLNEFVNIGRQKYGVSNDPQFGSFDKKRNSDAVFGRIDWQINNSNLLTIRNNFTSDINKLGLQDNKPITLYESYGNDKNIDNSFLATLRTSVSSNITNELKLQHLYTYQNSSPGDQLPSQNIPRAIVENIVSRVGTNDLRTTAQLGGHRFAQESFKNNVFQLVNNLYYNTDKINYTFGVDLMYTHASSVYGSEVNGRFHFGASDSRTALQNFQDQKAYNFYREVPLVADPTVIGKIFNAGAYGQLQSKLATGLDLVAGLRFDYGHYPTSPLNEELLKEVGVRTDHKLKSLVIQPRFQMTWDVNENHKDFFRIGAGIFASDINNYMTINNLTFDGKHFATVDVRGTDVPTPDFVKYRQDPASTPTLAQFQVPTINTYGPDAKIPVVYKANMSYSHFFTEKLKVGVSAYMNLGRNNYMYVDRNMVKDPFFRLQNEDNRGVFVPVSAIVNGESDWKQGRISNKFGRVLELNSEGKVNQFAVVLDASYQYYKDGSISVSYTWNDAKDNTSYNGNVANTATLSLAVKDDPRDLSHMTYSNNQFRKKVVIYGTLPTFYGVSIGVRYSGIGGTRYSLLAGGNINGDFVAGDNDLAYIFDPNSNKTPTNLADGLQALLNNPNASQSLKEYIKKYEGAMAQRNGGINGFYGLIDLRIAKKFNLYQSHALEVSADLFNVANLFKKTWGVNESLGNQALYSLGVKAANGNPALPAFDNVKQQFNYNLNNTGVVNPSGNPYQFQLGLRYSF, from the coding sequence ATGAAAGAATTTTTACTAACCACATGTTTAGCCGTAATGGGAACGGGTTTATATTCACAGACAACACAGGCTGGCTTTGCAGGAAAAATTACGGACGAAAATTCAGTGGGGGTACAGGGTGCTTCGGTCGAGGCTCGCAATGAATCGACAGGTTTTACAACCAAAACATCTACCAATGCTCATGGTGATTATAATTTTAAAGAATTGCCTTTGGGCGGTCCTTATACAATTAAGGTAACCTATATCGGTTATGGCGAACAGATCAGAAAAGGCTATAACTTAAATCAAGGGGATCTAATCCGTGTTCATATTCCCATTCAAAATGCATCGAATGTTTTAGAGACTGTTGAATTGCGAGGTGTGAGCACCTTGAAAAATCAAATTGAAAATTTGGGTGCGGCAACTTCTGTAACGGCAAAGGATATCGCAAAGCTACCTGTCAATGGAAGGAACTTTACTTCTTTAATGGACTTGTCGCCTTTGAGTAAAGGTGATAATATCGGTGGGCAGCTTGGTTCATCAACCAACTTTACCATAGATGGGATGAATGCCAAAAATCCAACATCGGCGGGTTCTACAACAAGCCGAAGTGGTGCTCCGTTTTCGATATCCATTGAAGCGGTACGTGAATTTAAGGTGGTGACCAATCAGTATGATGTCACCTATGGTCGAGCGGGAGGCGGTACTGTTAGTGCGGTGACGAAGCAGGGAACCAATAAAACACAAGGAAGTGCGTGGATCTATTCAAGGGCAGACTGGTTATCTAGTCCCTATACGATTGATGGAAAAAAAAGGACCAATGATTTTTCGACTTATCAGTATGGTTTTACCTTAGGTGGTCCAATTATTAAAGATAAACTCCATTATTTTGTTGCATGGGATCATCAAAAGGATGCTAGACCGTTGATTATAGCGGATATTACTTCTACTCTGGATGAGGAACGTTTTAAAATCTCACCTGAAAATTTAAATGAATTTGTTAATATCGGTAGACAAAAATACGGTGTGAGCAACGACCCTCAGTTTGGCTCTTTTGATAAAAAAAGAAATTCTGATGCCGTGTTTGGTCGCATTGACTGGCAGATCAATAATAGTAATTTACTGACCATCCGCAATAACTTCACTAGCGATATCAATAAATTGGGGTTACAGGATAATAAACCGATTACGCTTTATGAATCATATGGTAACGACAAGAATATTGATAATAGCTTCTTAGCGACATTGAGAACTTCTGTTTCATCAAACATCACCAATGAGCTGAAGTTACAGCATCTGTATACGTATCAAAATAGTAGTCCTGGTGATCAGTTGCCTAGTCAAAATATCCCAAGAGCGATCGTAGAAAATATCGTCAGTCGAGTGGGAACTAATGATTTAAGAACAACTGCTCAGTTAGGAGGACACCGTTTTGCTCAAGAGTCTTTTAAAAACAATGTCTTCCAATTAGTTAACAATCTATACTACAATACCGACAAGATCAATTATACATTTGGTGTTGATCTGATGTATACGCATGCTAGTTCTGTATATGGTAGCGAAGTCAACGGACGCTTTCACTTTGGAGCAAGTGATTCCAGAACTGCGCTTCAAAATTTTCAAGATCAAAAAGCCTATAATTTTTATAGAGAAGTCCCTTTAGTTGCCGATCCAACAGTTATTGGTAAGATCTTTAATGCTGGAGCATATGGACAATTACAATCCAAATTAGCCACTGGTCTGGATTTGGTTGCGGGCTTGCGTTTTGATTATGGACATTATCCGACTTCCCCGTTAAATGAAGAGCTATTGAAAGAAGTTGGGGTTAGAACGGATCATAAATTGAAATCTCTGGTCATACAGCCTCGTTTTCAGATGACATGGGATGTGAATGAAAATCATAAAGACTTCTTCCGTATCGGTGCAGGAATATTTGCTTCGGACATAAATAATTACATGACGATCAATAATTTGACATTTGACGGTAAGCACTTTGCAACGGTTGATGTTCGTGGTACTGATGTACCTACACCAGATTTTGTGAAATATCGTCAAGATCCTGCTTCAACTCCGACTTTGGCACAATTTCAAGTTCCAACCATTAATACCTATGGTCCAGATGCTAAAATACCGGTAGTATATAAGGCAAATATGTCTTATTCACATTTCTTTACCGAAAAATTGAAAGTAGGAGTTTCTGCTTATATGAATTTGGGAAGAAACAATTACATGTATGTCGATCGCAACATGGTGAAGGATCCATTCTTTAGATTGCAGAATGAGGATAACCGTGGGGTCTTTGTACCCGTATCGGCTATCGTAAATGGAGAGTCTGATTGGAAACAAGGTCGTATATCTAATAAATTTGGTCGTGTACTGGAGTTAAATTCTGAAGGTAAGGTCAATCAATTTGCCGTTGTTTTAGACGCCAGTTACCAATACTATAAGGATGGTTCAATTTCGGTGAGCTATACCTGGAATGATGCTAAAGATAATACTTCGTACAACGGAAATGTGGCCAATACCGCAACGTTATCTTTAGCTGTAAAAGATGATCCTAGGGATTTGAGCCATATGACTTACTCGAATAATCAATTCCGCAAAAAAGTTGTTATTTATGGTACATTGCCTACATTTTATGGGGTTAGCATAGGGGTTCGTTATTCTGGTATCGGCGGTACACGTTATAGTTTACTGGCTGGTGGTAATATCAATGGTGATTTTGTTGCTGGAGATAATGATCTGGCCTATATCTTTGATCCAAATAGTAACAAGACTCCAACCAACCTTGCTGATGGGCTGCAAGCATTGCTAAACAATCCAAATGCGAGTCAAAGTTTAAAGGAATATATTAAAAAATATGAGGGTGCTATGGCGCAGCGAAATGGAGGGATTAATGGTTTTTATGGGCTAATCGATTTGCGTATTGCGAAGAAGTTTAATCTATATCAATCTCATGCACTGGAAGTATCTGCGGATCTGTTTAACGTCGCCAATTTATTCAAGAAAACTTGGGGTGTCAATGAATCTTTAGGTAATCAAGCGCTATATTCATTGGGTGTAAAAGCTGCAAATGGAAATCCAGCTTTGCCTGCATTTGATAATGTCAAACAACAATTTAATTACAATTTGAACAATACAGGTGTGGTCAATCCATCTGGTAATCCTTACCAATTTCAGTTAGGCTTACGCTATTCGTTTTAA
- the ftsY gene encoding signal recognition particle-docking protein FtsY, protein MGLFDFFKKKQETPEAQEALDKSLEKTKEGFFSKITKAVVGKSTIDDDVLDNLEEILVTSDVGVTTTLKIVDRIQSRVARDKYVSTSELNTLLKEEIQELLAENNSSDFENFEYGNHKPYVIMVVGVNGVGKTTTIGKLAHQLKAAGNKVVLGAADTFRAAAVEQIKLWGERVGVRVVAQAMGSDPASVAYDAVQSAVSNGDDVCIIDTAGRLHNKVGLMNELGKIKNVMQKVVPGAPHEILLVLDASTGQNAIEQCTQFTQATDVNALALTKLDGTAKGGVVIGISDQFKIPVKYIGVGEKIGDLQLFNKKEFVDSLFK, encoded by the coding sequence ATGGGATTATTCGATTTTTTCAAGAAGAAACAAGAAACTCCTGAAGCGCAAGAAGCTTTAGATAAAAGTTTGGAGAAGACTAAAGAAGGTTTCTTTTCTAAAATTACAAAAGCAGTTGTTGGTAAATCAACTATCGATGATGATGTTTTGGATAATTTGGAAGAAATATTGGTAACCTCAGACGTTGGTGTGACGACAACCTTAAAAATTGTCGATCGTATTCAATCCCGTGTCGCACGTGATAAATATGTGTCTACATCAGAGCTTAATACGCTATTGAAAGAAGAGATTCAAGAATTATTAGCAGAAAATAATAGTTCAGATTTTGAAAATTTTGAATACGGAAATCATAAGCCTTACGTCATTATGGTGGTGGGAGTCAATGGTGTAGGTAAAACGACGACCATTGGAAAACTTGCTCACCAGCTAAAAGCGGCAGGAAATAAAGTTGTTTTGGGAGCTGCAGATACTTTTCGTGCTGCTGCCGTGGAGCAAATTAAACTTTGGGGTGAACGTGTAGGTGTTCGTGTTGTCGCACAAGCTATGGGTTCAGATCCTGCTTCTGTGGCATATGATGCTGTTCAATCTGCAGTGTCTAATGGCGATGATGTATGTATCATCGATACTGCGGGTCGTCTTCATAATAAAGTAGGCTTGATGAATGAATTGGGGAAAATAAAAAATGTCATGCAGAAGGTCGTTCCTGGTGCACCGCATGAAATTCTACTGGTTTTGGATGCCTCTACGGGTCAAAATGCCATAGAGCAATGTACCCAATTTACACAAGCAACAGATGTCAATGCGTTGGCATTGACGAAGCTGGATGGTACCGCAAAAGGTGGGGTAGTTATCGGCATTTCCGATCAATTTAAAATACCTGTAAAATATATTGGTGTCGGTGAGAAAATCGGCGATTTACAGTTATTCAACAAAAAAGAGTTTGTGGATTCGCTGTTCAAGTAA
- the bshC gene encoding bacillithiol biosynthesis cysteine-adding enzyme BshC, whose translation MKATYIDYSETNSFSKTLLAYLNQDQALTPFVGNWPTVAGFEKQIKEKKPFLSRTLLVDRLKAQYGDLLTTSPQVSAHIDKLLLEDTYTITTGHQLNIFTGPLYFIFKIITAIRLADDLKVKFPDKEFVPVYWMATEDHDFAEINHTKLSGKKIVWDTPAVSATGRMDTASIVEAVKQYNGVLGLSENSCKLTRIIEDAYLKHEHLADATRYMVNELFKKFGLVIIDADDEQLKAVFKPIIVDDILNEKSFKAIEKTSQELEEAGFATQVHAREINFFYLTDDYRERIVLNDDGRYEVLHQDLYFTRAELEQEIDLHPERFSPNVVMRPMYQEIILPNLAYIGGGAEMVYWMQLKANFDQYGIDFPILIPRNSAMITEDNVVSKIFRQDLTFKSIFRDSEILKKEFVRRQTKHRLNLNDEWMELNAIFGKIKLRTHKIDPSLAPSTEAIKARLKKAINNLEKKLMRAEKRNHKDALSNIDHIKERLFPGGGLQERSENFGLLYVKYGDSLFDELYKHFNPLDFKFTILY comes from the coding sequence ATGAAAGCAACTTATATAGACTATAGTGAAACCAACAGCTTTTCTAAAACACTTCTTGCTTATTTAAATCAGGATCAGGCCTTAACTCCTTTTGTGGGAAATTGGCCTACAGTTGCTGGTTTTGAAAAGCAGATTAAAGAAAAAAAACCTTTTCTCTCGCGTACACTTTTAGTTGACCGACTAAAAGCGCAGTATGGAGATCTCTTAACAACGTCTCCTCAAGTTTCTGCTCATATTGATAAGTTACTATTGGAAGATACGTATACCATCACGACAGGACATCAACTTAATATTTTTACTGGGCCTCTTTATTTTATATTTAAGATCATTACAGCCATTCGTCTGGCAGATGATCTAAAAGTAAAGTTTCCGGATAAGGAATTTGTTCCGGTCTATTGGATGGCTACCGAGGACCATGATTTTGCAGAAATCAATCATACAAAACTTTCAGGGAAGAAGATCGTATGGGATACCCCTGCGGTATCGGCTACAGGAAGGATGGATACGGCCTCTATCGTTGAGGCTGTTAAACAATATAATGGTGTTTTAGGACTTTCTGAGAATTCTTGTAAACTCACCCGTATTATTGAAGATGCTTATCTTAAACATGAGCATTTAGCGGATGCTACCCGATATATGGTCAATGAGCTTTTTAAGAAGTTTGGATTAGTGATCATTGATGCTGATGATGAGCAACTTAAAGCTGTTTTCAAACCCATTATTGTTGATGATATTTTAAATGAAAAAAGCTTTAAGGCAATTGAAAAAACGTCTCAGGAATTGGAGGAAGCAGGATTTGCGACACAGGTGCATGCTCGAGAAATCAATTTCTTTTATTTGACAGATGATTATCGAGAGCGTATCGTGCTGAATGACGATGGTCGATATGAGGTGCTCCATCAGGATCTATATTTTACAAGAGCTGAATTGGAGCAAGAGATCGATCTTCATCCAGAGCGCTTTAGCCCCAATGTGGTGATGCGTCCAATGTATCAAGAGATCATATTGCCCAACCTAGCTTATATTGGTGGTGGTGCCGAGATGGTCTATTGGATGCAGTTAAAAGCTAATTTCGATCAATATGGTATTGATTTTCCAATTCTGATCCCCCGCAATTCGGCGATGATCACAGAGGACAATGTCGTTTCTAAGATATTTAGACAAGATCTTACGTTTAAAAGTATCTTTCGAGATAGTGAAATCCTTAAAAAAGAATTTGTGCGTAGACAGACCAAGCATCGTTTGAATTTAAATGATGAGTGGATGGAACTGAATGCGATCTTTGGTAAAATAAAACTCCGCACACATAAGATCGACCCAAGCCTTGCTCCAAGTACGGAAGCGATTAAAGCACGCTTAAAAAAGGCCATCAATAACTTGGAAAAAAAATTAATGCGTGCTGAGAAGCGTAATCATAAAGATGCATTGTCAAATATTGACCATATTAAAGAGCGTCTATTCCCAGGAGGGGGCCTGCAAGAGAGGTCCGAAAACTTTGGTTTACTTTATGTGAAATATGGTGATTCCCTATTTGATGAGTTATATAAACATTTTAATCCTCTGGATTTTAAATTCACTATATTATATTAA
- the rpmB gene encoding 50S ribosomal protein L28 translates to MSRICDLTGKTAMNGYNVSNSNAKTKRKFYPNLQTKRFFIPEEDRWITLKVSTSAIKTINKIGITSAISKFIKKGSI, encoded by the coding sequence ATGTCAAGAATTTGTGATTTAACAGGCAAAACAGCAATGAATGGATATAATGTATCTAATTCTAACGCTAAAACAAAACGTAAATTTTACCCAAATTTGCAAACAAAACGTTTCTTCATTCCAGAAGAAGATCGTTGGATTACATTAAAAGTTTCGACTTCGGCGATTAAAACGATTAACAAAATTGGTATCACTTCTGCTATCAGTAAGTTCATTAAAAAAGGATCAATCTAA
- the gcvP gene encoding aminomethyl-transferring glycine dehydrogenase, translating to MSNIHFQEKFEDRHNGPRSVETKEMLEFLGVDSLDQLIEQTVPAQIRAKQALQLPAALSEVAYLKRVKQIAEKNKVFKSYIGQGYFDVILPGVIQRNVFENPGWYTQYTPYQAEIAQGRLQALLNFQTVICDLTGLEIANASLLDEATAAAEGMFMLYSARKNKNAHVFLVSENAYPQTIDVLRTRALSFGIELRIEAISEDSLTDDVFAAFVQYPAGDGSIIDYKAFTTAAHAKNITVCAAADLMSLTLLTPPGEWGADVVVGNSQRFGVPMGFGGPHAAFFATKDAFKRNIPGRIIGVTTDSNGNYALRMALQTREQHIRRDKASSNICTAQALLAIMASFYAVYHGPQGIKDIASRIHDLTQLLDQAVQQLGYTQLNKNYFDTVRFELGGEVAGLKSEALNNEMNFHYVGSVVGISIDESTTYEDILTIVKVFAKVKAKNIADVDFESIESSLTSALPADLVRTSEYLTHPIFNSYHSEHEMLRYIKSLEAKDLSLCHSMIPLGSCTMKLNATAEMTPVTWSNFGGLHPFAPADQTSGYMQLIGELNEWLSEITGFAKMSFQPNSGAQGEYAGLMVIRAYHESRGDHNRNICLIPASAHGTNPASASMAGLKVVVVKCDDRGNIDVEDLRAKAAEHAANLNSFMVTYPSTHGVFEEPIIEICEIIHENGGQVYMDGANMNAQVGLTSPGRIGADVCHLNLHKTFCIPHGGGGPGMGPIGVAAHLVPFLPNHEVVEVSGAEGITAVSAAPFGSASILIISHAYIAMMGADGLTNATKTAILNANYIKARLENHYPVLYSGVNGRCAHEMILDCRSYKNVGVEVADIAKRLMDYGFHAPTVSFPVAGTLMVEPTESESKAELDRFCDALIAIRQEVAAVELGDVDQVDNVLKNAPHTASVVTADEWTKSYSRQTAAYPLTYLKDRKFWPSVGRVNDSQGDRTLICSCPSIEEYAEA from the coding sequence ATGAGTAACATACATTTTCAAGAAAAATTTGAAGATCGTCACAACGGACCAAGATCGGTTGAAACGAAAGAAATGTTGGAATTTTTAGGCGTTGACTCGCTTGACCAACTTATTGAGCAAACTGTTCCTGCACAGATTCGTGCTAAACAAGCTTTACAATTGCCTGCTGCTTTAAGCGAAGTCGCTTATTTGAAAAGGGTAAAACAAATTGCAGAAAAAAATAAAGTGTTCAAGTCTTATATCGGACAAGGTTATTTTGATGTGATTTTACCAGGTGTTATTCAAAGAAATGTCTTTGAAAATCCAGGATGGTATACACAATACACGCCATACCAAGCAGAAATTGCTCAAGGCCGTCTACAGGCTTTGTTAAATTTTCAAACTGTTATTTGTGATTTAACAGGATTAGAGATCGCGAATGCGTCTTTATTAGATGAGGCTACTGCTGCTGCTGAAGGTATGTTTATGCTTTACTCAGCTCGTAAAAATAAAAATGCTCATGTTTTCTTAGTTTCTGAAAATGCTTATCCACAAACGATCGATGTATTAAGAACTCGTGCATTATCTTTTGGGATTGAACTTCGTATTGAAGCTATTTCTGAAGATAGTTTAACGGATGATGTATTTGCTGCATTTGTTCAGTATCCTGCTGGAGATGGTTCTATCATTGATTATAAAGCTTTCACTACTGCCGCTCACGCTAAAAACATTACTGTTTGTGCTGCTGCAGATTTGATGAGTTTAACTTTGTTGACTCCTCCGGGTGAATGGGGTGCTGATGTTGTTGTGGGTAATTCTCAACGTTTTGGTGTACCAATGGGTTTTGGTGGTCCTCATGCTGCATTTTTTGCAACTAAAGATGCTTTCAAACGTAATATTCCTGGTCGTATTATTGGTGTTACAACTGATTCTAACGGGAACTATGCATTGCGTATGGCACTGCAAACTCGTGAGCAACATATCCGTCGTGATAAGGCTTCTTCTAACATCTGTACTGCACAGGCTTTGTTAGCGATCATGGCATCATTCTATGCGGTGTATCATGGTCCTCAGGGAATCAAAGATATTGCAAGCCGTATTCATGATTTGACTCAATTGTTAGATCAAGCTGTTCAACAATTAGGTTATACACAATTAAATAAAAACTATTTTGATACTGTACGTTTCGAATTAGGAGGTGAAGTTGCTGGATTAAAATCTGAAGCTTTAAACAATGAAATGAACTTCCATTATGTTGGTTCGGTAGTTGGTATCTCTATTGACGAATCGACGACATATGAAGATATTTTAACGATCGTTAAAGTATTTGCGAAAGTTAAGGCAAAAAATATAGCAGATGTTGATTTCGAATCTATTGAATCATCATTGACATCAGCGTTGCCAGCTGACTTGGTTCGTACTTCTGAGTACTTAACGCACCCGATATTCAATAGCTACCATTCTGAGCATGAGATGTTACGCTACATCAAATCTTTGGAAGCTAAAGATTTATCATTATGTCACTCGATGATTCCATTGGGATCATGTACGATGAAATTGAATGCTACTGCTGAGATGACTCCAGTTACCTGGTCTAACTTCGGTGGTCTACATCCATTTGCTCCTGCAGACCAAACTTCGGGTTATATGCAGTTGATCGGAGAGTTGAACGAGTGGTTATCTGAAATCACGGGTTTTGCTAAAATGAGTTTCCAACCAAACTCTGGTGCTCAAGGTGAGTATGCCGGTTTAATGGTGATTCGTGCTTATCACGAAAGCCGCGGAGATCATAACCGTAATATCTGTTTAATTCCTGCTTCTGCGCACGGAACTAACCCTGCTTCAGCTTCTATGGCTGGACTGAAAGTTGTCGTTGTTAAATGTGATGATCGTGGTAATATTGATGTTGAAGATTTGAGAGCGAAAGCTGCAGAACATGCGGCTAATTTGAACTCATTCATGGTGACTTATCCGTCAACACATGGTGTGTTTGAAGAGCCTATCATTGAGATCTGTGAAATTATCCACGAAAATGGTGGACAGGTATATATGGATGGTGCTAATATGAATGCTCAGGTTGGTTTGACTAGCCCAGGTCGTATTGGTGCTGACGTATGTCACTTGAATTTACATAAAACATTCTGTATCCCTCACGGTGGTGGTGGTCCTGGTATGGGTCCAATTGGTGTGGCAGCACACTTAGTTCCTTTCTTACCAAACCACGAAGTAGTTGAAGTTTCTGGTGCTGAGGGTATCACTGCAGTATCTGCTGCTCCGTTTGGTTCTGCATCGATCTTGATTATTTCGCATGCTTATATTGCAATGATGGGTGCAGATGGATTGACTAATGCTACGAAAACAGCTATTTTGAATGCAAACTATATCAAAGCTCGTTTGGAAAACCACTACCCAGTATTGTATTCTGGAGTAAATGGCCGTTGTGCACACGAGATGATTTTAGATTGTCGTTCTTACAAAAATGTAGGTGTTGAGGTTGCGGATATTGCTAAACGTTTAATGGATTATGGTTTCCATGCTCCTACAGTTTCTTTCCCTGTGGCTGGTACTTTGATGGTAGAGCCTACGGAGTCTGAATCTAAGGCGGAATTAGATCGTTTCTGTGACGCTTTGATTGCTATTCGTCAAGAAGTTGCTGCGGTTGAATTGGGGGATGTTGATCAGGTAGATAACGTGTTGAAAAATGCACCTCATACTGCATCTGTTGTAACCGCTGACGAGTGGACGAAATCTTATTCTCGCCAAACGGCTGCATATCCTTTGACTTATTTGAAAGATCGTAAGTTTTGGCCTTCTGTTGGTCGTGTAAACGACTCACAGGGTGATAGAACATTAATTTGTTCATGTCCTTCTATTGAGGAGTACGCTGAAGCTTAA
- the rpmG gene encoding 50S ribosomal protein L33: MAKKGNRVQVILECTEHKESGLPGMSRYITTKNKKNTTERLELKKFNPVLRKVTVHKEIK; this comes from the coding sequence ATGGCTAAAAAAGGAAATAGAGTACAAGTTATCTTAGAATGTACTGAACACAAAGAAAGTGGTCTTCCGGGAATGTCTCGTTACATCACTACTAAGAACAAGAAAAATACTACTGAGCGTTTAGAATTGAAAAAATTCAACCCAGTATTGAGAAAAGTTACTGTTCACAAAGAAATTAAGTAA
- the rimO gene encoding 30S ribosomal protein S12 methylthiotransferase RimO, producing MKTKYSKAVEPKSKPRVNVVTLGCSKNIHDSEVLMGQLKGNQIEVVHEATNIQENDIVVINTCGFIDNAKQESIDTILQFSELKDEGKINKVIVTGCLSERYKPELQSEITNVDGYFGTNDLPDLLKSIGADYRHELLGERMLTTPSHYSYFKIAEGCNRPCSFCAIPLMRGKHVSKSIDDLVKEAKFLASNGTKELILIAQDLTYYGLDIYGKRNLSDLMRHLSDVDGIDWIRLQYAYPSGFPMDILDAMNERSNICNYLDMPLQHISDRMLTSMRRGTSKQKQIDLVNKIRDKVPNIALRTTLICGYPDETEQDFQEMLEWVEETRFDRLGCFTYSHEEKTHAHSLEDNVPDEVKQERVEAIMEVQQGISFEINQEKIGNTYQVLIDRVDGDYFIGRTEYDSPEVDNEVVLDAKTNYARIGDFVQVKVDRAEDFDLYGSIVK from the coding sequence ATGAAAACAAAATATAGCAAGGCTGTAGAGCCAAAATCAAAACCTCGTGTAAATGTGGTTACATTAGGTTGTTCTAAGAATATTCACGATAGTGAAGTTTTAATGGGACAATTAAAAGGTAATCAAATTGAAGTCGTACACGAGGCGACTAATATTCAAGAAAACGATATCGTTGTCATCAATACCTGTGGTTTCATCGATAATGCCAAACAAGAGTCCATCGACACCATCTTGCAGTTCTCTGAATTGAAAGATGAAGGGAAAATAAATAAAGTGATCGTAACAGGATGCCTTTCGGAGCGTTATAAGCCTGAATTGCAGTCTGAGATCACAAATGTAGATGGATATTTTGGAACAAATGATTTGCCAGATCTGTTAAAATCTATTGGTGCAGATTATCGTCATGAATTGTTGGGTGAGCGTATGTTGACGACTCCCTCGCACTATTCGTACTTTAAAATCGCCGAAGGATGTAATCGTCCATGTTCATTCTGTGCCATTCCTTTGATGCGTGGCAAGCACGTCTCAAAATCTATTGATGACTTAGTAAAAGAGGCAAAGTTCTTAGCTTCTAATGGTACTAAAGAATTGATTTTGATCGCACAGGACTTAACCTATTATGGTTTGGATATCTATGGTAAACGTAATCTTTCTGATTTGATGCGCCATTTATCTGATGTGGATGGGATCGATTGGATTCGTTTGCAATATGCTTATCCTTCTGGTTTCCCAATGGATATACTTGATGCGATGAACGAGCGTTCTAATATCTGTAATTATTTGGATATGCCTCTTCAACATATTTCTGATCGTATGCTGACTTCGATGCGTCGTGGTACGAGTAAGCAGAAACAAATTGATCTGGTTAATAAAATCCGTGATAAAGTTCCTAATATCGCCTTACGTACGACATTGATCTGTGGTTATCCTGATGAAACGGAGCAAGATTTTCAAGAGATGTTGGAATGGGTTGAAGAAACACGTTTTGATCGCTTGGGATGTTTTACGTATTCGCATGAAGAAAAAACACATGCGCACTCTTTGGAAGATAATGTTCCTGATGAAGTGAAACAAGAGCGTGTAGAAGCGATCATGGAAGTGCAACAAGGAATATCTTTTGAAATTAATCAAGAGAAAATCGGCAATACATATCAGGTATTGATCGACCGTGTTGATGGTGATTACTTTATCGGAAGAACGGAATATGACTCTCCTGAGGTCGATAACGAAGTTGTGCTTGATGCAAAAACAAATTATGCCCGTATCGGAGACTTTGTACAGGTAAAAGTTGACCGTGCAGAAGACTTTGATTTATATGGATCTATTGTCAAATAA
- a CDS encoding DUF4295 domain-containing protein has translation MAKKSVASLQKGGGKEYTKVIITTKSAKTGAYTFKEAMIHNDKVKDTLAQAAKNN, from the coding sequence ATGGCAAAGAAATCTGTTGCATCGTTACAAAAAGGTGGCGGTAAAGAATATACAAAGGTTATTATTACAACTAAATCAGCTAAAACTGGAGCTTATACTTTCAAAGAGGCTATGATCCACAACGATAAAGTAAAAGATACTTTAGCACAGGCTGCAAAAAATAACTAG